Proteins found in one Falco rusticolus isolate bFalRus1 chromosome W, bFalRus1.pri, whole genome shotgun sequence genomic segment:
- the LOC119140663 gene encoding protein fem-1 homolog C-like, producing the protein MDLKTAVFNAACDGKLRLLSKLLASKTREEVALLISEKTNGATPLLMAARYGHVDMVEYLLDCCSASIEIGGSVNFDGETIEGAPPLWAASAAGHLKVVQCLLDHGASVNNTTLTSSTPLRAACFDGHLEIVKYLVEHKADLEVSNRHGHTCLMISCYKGHKEIAQYLLEKGADVNRKSVKGNTALHDCAESGSLEIMKMLLKYCAKMEKDGYGMTPLLSASVTGHTNIVDFLTQHEQTSKIECINALELLGATFVDKKRDLLGALKYWKRAMEMRYSDRTSILNKPVPQTLIMAYDYAKEVNSSEELENLIADPDEMRMQALLIRERILGPSHPDTSYYIRYRGAVYADSGNFKQCINLWKYALDMQQSNLDPLSPMTASSLLSFVELFSFMLQDRAKGLLGSTVTFDDLMGILCKSVLEIERAVKQIQCPPDPIQLNKALSIILHLICLLEKVPCSSEQEHFKKQTIYKFLKLQPRGKNNFSPLHLAVDKNTTCVGRYPVCKFPSLQVTAVLVECGANINVRDSDNNSPLHIAALNNHPGIMNFLIKSGSHFDATNSHKQTASDLLDEKKMAKNLIQPINHTTLQCLAARVIVNHNICYAGHIPEKLEKFVLLHG; encoded by the exons ATGGATTTAAAGACAGCAGTGTTCAATGCAGCTTGTGATGGCAAGCTGCGGCTCCTTTCCAAGTTACTTGCAAGCAAAACTAGAGAAGAGGTGGCCTTACTAATCTCAGAAAAAACCAATGGTGCCACACCACTTTTGATGGCAGCCCGTTATGGGCACGTTGACATGGTGGAATACTTGTTGGACTGTTGCTCTGCTTCTATAGAAATTGGTGGTTCAGTTAATTTTGATGGTGAGACCATTGAGGGAGCTCCACCATTATGGGCAGCATCAGCTGCTGGCCACTTGAAGGTGGTTCAGTGTCTGTTAGATCATGGTGCATCTGTCAATAACACAACTCTAACAAGTTCAACTCCGCTTAGAGCTGCCTGTTTTGATGGTCACCTGGAAATAGTAAAATATCTTGTGGAGCACAAAGCAGACTTGGAAGTATCAAACCGTCATGGGCATACGTGCTTGATGATCTCATGTTACAAAGGCCACAAAGAAATTGCTCAGTATTTACTTGAAAAAGGAGCTGATGTTAACAGAAAAAGTGTTAAAG gAAACACTGCGTTACATGACTGTGCAGAATCTGGAAGTTTAGAGATCATGAAGATGCTTCTCAAGTATTGTGCTAAGATGGAAAAGGATGGCTATGGAATGACTCCTCTTCTGTCAGCCAGTGTGACGGGCCACACAAATATTGTGGACTTCCTGACCCAACATGAACAGACCAGTAAGATAGAATGTATAAATGCTCTGGAACTTCTAGGAGCAACATTTGTGGACAAAAAGAGAGATCTGCTTGGCGCTTTGAAATACTGGAAGCGAGCTATGGAAATGAGATACAGTGATAGGACTAGTATCCTGAACAAACCTGTGCCACAAACACTAATTATGGCCTATGATTATGCTAAAGAGGTAAACAGCTCAGAAGAGCTAGAAAATCTTATTGCAGACCCTGATGAGATGAGAATGCAAGCACTATTAATTAGGGAACGTATTCTTGGTCCTTCTCACCCAGATACATCCTACTATATTAGATATAGAGGTGCTGTCTATGCAGACTCTGGAAACTTTAAGCAATGCATCAACTTATGGAAATATGCTTTGGACATGCAGCAGAGCAATCTAGATCCACTGAGCCCTATGACAGCGAGCAGTTTACTATCGTTTGTTGAACTCTTCTCCTTCATGCTGCAGGACAGGGCAAAAGGCCTGCTAGGAAGTACTGTTACATTTGATGATCTCATGGGTATACTGTGCAAAAGTGTTCTGGAAATAGAGCGGGCTGTGAAGCAAATCCAGTGCCCTCCTGATCCAATACAACTGAACAAAGCCCTTTCtatcattttgcatttaatttgctTGTTGGAAAAAGTACCTTGCAGCTCAGAACAGGagcattttaagaaacagaCTATTTACAAGTTTCTTAAGCTTCAGCCTAGAGGGAAGAATAACTTCAGTCCACTTCACCTTGCTGTTGACAAGAATACTACATGTGTGGGCCGCTACCCAGTTTGTAAATTCCCCTCTCTACAAGTTACTGCTGTCCTGGTGGAATGTGGTGCTAATATAAATGTCAGAGACTCAGATAACAACAGTCCTTTACATATTGCTGCGCTGAACAATCATCCAGGCATCATGAATTTTCTTATCAAGTCAGGTTCGCACTTTGATGCCACAAACTCACATAAACAAACTGCTAGTGATTTGCTGGAtgagaagaaaatggcaaaaaactTAATCCAGCCTATAAATCATACTACGTTGCAGTGTCTTGCTGCTCGTGTTATAGTGAATCATAACATATGCTATGCAGGACACATTCCTGAAAAACTAGAGAAATTTGTTTTGCTCCATGGATAG